Genomic segment of Pseudomonadota bacterium:
GATTTTAGAATCGGCCGAGCTGCTGCGCGCAGCGCTCTTGATATGGTGGGCTTTCCGGTCGTATCGCCCGTCCTGCGCGGCGAGCACCGTGAGCCGCTCTGGCCGGTCGGTGTAGTTGGATCGATCTCTCATAGTGGTGGTTACGGCGTTGCAGTAGCCGCATGGCAGCAGGACGTTCCAGCGCTAGGGGTCGATATTCAGAGCGTTGAGGAGCGTTATACGGATGAGCTTATTGCGCGCTTCGCCGATCCAGATGAGTTTGATTGGGTGCGCTCAGATCCCGCGCTTAAGACCGAACGAGCGGTACGGCTTTTTTCAGCTAAGGAGAGCATCTTTAAGGCGCTCTATCCGTTGCGGCGAGTTTGGTTCGCATTTGATGTTGCACACCTTATTCCTAAAGATGATGGGATTGGATTTTCAGCAGAGGTTCGTTTGCCAGCTCTCTCAAGCGGGGTAATCCACATGGATGTTGGTATCTCGTTGTACGATGGGCACGTAATATCTGGGGCCTGGTTGTCAAAGCCTATTCCGCTTTCACCCAAATAAACCCTAGGGCGCTGACCTTAGGCAGCCCTAAGGATCTTACCGCTAGCGGTCATCTGAATAGCAGATACAAGTTGTATCTGAGTTGGAATCTTGTACGTAGAGAGCCGTTCAGATGAATAGGTTCTTAGAGCACTAATATCTAGTTTTATACCGGATTGAGGTACGACCTCTGCAATAACCCTCTCGCCAGTTTCGGGACGCTCTACTCCGTATACGCGCGATGCCTGCACACCCGGAAATGAGTTAAGCACCCCCTCAATCTCCTCTGGAAATACCTTATGTCCCGCAACGTTGATAACTGACTTCTCTCGGCCGCAAACTGAGATCCTTCCCTGGTAATCCTGAATTGCAAGATCCCCCGTAATAAACCAGCCGTTTACTAGCACATCGCTTACTGGGCGATACGGTGCGAGATATGCATCGAACATCCCTGGGCCACGCACAGCTAGGCTTCCAAGGTGATTGGGAGGTAGCTCACAGCCAGTATCATCTAGGATCGCAACCTCGTACTGGGGCAGAGCCGAGCCGATCTTAGTGCTATCCGAATTATGGCTAGTAGAGCCCGACTGAGCTGTGCCAATTGGGAGTCCTATCTCTATCAATCCATATAGCTGACAAACTTTGTGGTTAAAGCGCCGCTCGAACCTTTCTGCGTGTTCAGGATGGAGCCCCGAGGAGGTTGAGATGATGCGGGTCGTGCTTGGAAATGAGAGTGAGCTTTCATCGCTAGCGAGCTCCTGAATAAGTGTGGGTGAGGCATAGAGTAGATCGGCCTGGTGCTGCTCGGCGCTCTCTA
This window contains:
- a CDS encoding class I adenylate-forming enzyme family protein is translated as MNAFSFLTRAADLWPTSPAIISPSGRLSFEELHFQAELLKAALFKAGIRPGMGLGLIAQNGPDFIVGLFAGLACGAVVMPISHNLKEQELCRILELVPMAGILHDGSLQHTLKNVQLRSEGRFQIAMRPKEQQLRVACGVPNAAVIRFTSGTTGTSKGVVLSHASVFERSEAARAGQQLNAGDKVLWVLPMAYHFIVSILTYVRYGITVVLPNDDSPSAILESAEQHQADLLYASPTLIQELASDESSLSFPSTTRIISTSSGLHPEHAERFERRFNHKVCQLYGLIEIGLPIGTAQSGSTSHNSDSTKIGSALPQYEVAILDDTGCELPPNHLGSLAVRGPGMFDAYLAPYRPVSDVLVNGWFITGDLAIQDYQGRISVCGREKSVINVAGHKVFPEEIEGVLNSFPGVQASRVYGVERPETGERVIAEVVPQSGIKLDISALRTYSSERLSTYKIPTQIQLVSAIQMTASGKILRAA
- a CDS encoding 4'-phosphopantetheinyl transferase superfamily protein — its product is MNGTTGTLKKPLESSDDKIAAISPFNNPTVAFALVSEGDIEGFTLHPLEEQALGEAVSQKRRKDFRIGRAAARSALDMVGFPVVSPVLRGEHREPLWPVGVVGSISHSGGYGVAVAAWQQDVPALGVDIQSVEERYTDELIARFADPDEFDWVRSDPALKTERAVRLFSAKESIFKALYPLRRVWFAFDVAHLIPKDDGIGFSAEVRLPALSSGVIHMDVGISLYDGHVISGAWLSKPIPLSPK